In the Pseudanabaena sp. PCC 7367 genome, one interval contains:
- a CDS encoding YdcF family protein — protein sequence MFELLTNLLIWAAAIPIFYFLFKKIPKPWFDRLGFMVFSILVLASFIQSDFGDSTVPGVILRFLTFPFSITGFLFLLLYFTSHRIYKRADLINREILMAFTIFALACNNGFADVFVSYIEKQGENAVKQSYRRPVLNLTNNDIERFQVPSFDLILVTEGGTKAIPPRDRYNIPLQDPGNRPWEVQLTDPGDRLIHAAAAWQEQRNSFPPIIIVSGGRSQPSRNGSRPRNYPCGIAPEVEADREAGIAGRSKEEVRSQLADLVYDMRYEGFFPARDEVTRRLTSDLPSVGSLAKTNISTADDMCWVLTRPPLSIPFSYIAIEPNSSNIRRSVLNVKELITRLKDKNRLANPNRENPTILLVTSAIETSRAYLSFRHEGLDVVPYPADYLVNPAERPWPVKDGFKAKPFIKLDYFFFSAEAFYKSELAWQEMKRLILYTLRFWMQPPITDEAPYLPAQRSS from the coding sequence ATGTTTGAGCTTCTCACCAACTTATTGATCTGGGCGGCCGCAATCCCCATTTTTTATTTTCTATTTAAGAAGATCCCAAAACCCTGGTTTGATCGGCTTGGGTTTATGGTGTTTTCGATCCTGGTGTTGGCCAGTTTTATCCAGTCAGATTTTGGTGACAGCACTGTTCCTGGTGTTATTCTCAGGTTTCTCACTTTCCCCTTTTCGATCACTGGCTTTTTGTTTCTGCTGCTTTATTTCACCTCTCACCGAATTTACAAGCGAGCCGATCTCATCAACCGTGAGATTTTGATGGCATTTACGATCTTTGCCCTGGCTTGTAACAATGGTTTTGCCGATGTATTTGTTAGCTACATTGAAAAGCAAGGTGAAAATGCGGTTAAGCAATCCTATCGCCGCCCAGTTTTAAACCTTACGAACAATGATATTGAAAGGTTCCAGGTTCCCAGCTTTGATTTAATCCTGGTAACCGAAGGTGGCACCAAGGCCATCCCCCCCCGCGATCGCTATAATATACCGCTTCAAGATCCTGGCAATCGCCCCTGGGAAGTGCAACTGACCGATCCAGGCGATCGACTCATTCATGCGGCAGCAGCTTGGCAAGAACAAAGAAACTCATTCCCGCCGATTATTATTGTCAGTGGCGGGCGATCGCAGCCAAGCCGGAATGGATCGCGGCCGAGAAATTATCCCTGCGGCATTGCTCCAGAAGTAGAAGCAGACCGGGAAGCTGGCATTGCTGGCCGATCGAAGGAAGAAGTACGATCGCAACTGGCCGATCTGGTCTATGACATGCGTTATGAAGGCTTTTTCCCAGCACGAGATGAAGTAACCCGCAGGCTCACCAGTGACCTGCCATCAGTAGGTTCATTAGCGAAAACTAATATTTCTACTGCCGATGATATGTGCTGGGTGTTAACCCGACCACCGTTAAGCATTCCATTTAGCTACATAGCGATCGAACCAAATAGTTCAAACATACGTCGGAGCGTGCTTAATGTTAAGGAGCTAATTACCAGACTCAAAGATAAAAACCGTCTGGCCAATCCCAACCGCGAGAATCCCACGATTCTTTTGGTTACCTCGGCGATCGAAACCAGCCGTGCCTATTTGTCTTTCCGCCATGAAGGTTTAGACGTGGTGCCCTATCCGGCTGATTATTTAGTGAACCCTGCCGAACGCCCCTGGCCAGTAAAAGACGGATTTAAAGCAAAACCATTTATTAAACTGGATTACTTTTTCTTTAGTGCCGAAGCATTCTACAAATCAGAACTAGCCTGGCAAGAAATGAAGCGCTTGATTCTCTATACGTTGCGATTCTGGATGCAACCACCGATCACCGATGAAGCTCCTTATTTACCTGCTCAGCGCTCTAGTTAG
- a CDS encoding RNA recognition motif domain-containing protein, whose protein sequence is MSVRLYVGNLPAELDRQELEKIFNESGETFSLKVITDRKTGRCRGFGFVTVNTPEAADTVIDKFNGYDFNGTVLKLEKALPRAKGKGEGEGEGEAGESGANPATAAASNNPRPAKRKKKTNRSGATADANQPDPRWASQLEQLKQQLLAAQTTT, encoded by the coding sequence ATGTCTGTTCGACTTTATGTTGGCAATTTGCCGGCGGAACTCGACCGCCAAGAACTTGAGAAAATATTTAACGAGTCGGGCGAAACGTTCTCACTCAAAGTGATTACCGATCGCAAAACTGGTAGATGTCGTGGTTTTGGATTTGTTACGGTTAACACCCCGGAAGCTGCTGACACCGTAATCGATAAATTCAATGGCTATGACTTTAACGGTACAGTATTGAAGCTGGAAAAAGCTCTACCTCGCGCCAAGGGTAAAGGCGAAGGTGAGGGCGAGGGTGAAGCTGGTGAAAGTGGTGCTAATCCGGCGACCGCTGCTGCAAGTAACAATCCCCGTCCAGCTAAGCGCAAGAAGAAAACCAATCGCAGTGGTGCTACCGCTGATGCCAATCAGCCTGATCCACGCTGGGCTAGTCAACTGGAACAGCTCAAGCAACAGCTTTTAGCCGCCCAAACGACTACCTAG
- a CDS encoding phycocyanobilin:ferredoxin oxidoreductase, whose amino-acid sequence MQLNPLIGDLAKQIELIWQQQLDLSTYQMPEDLGYVEGTLEGEKVVIKNYCYQSPTFRKLHIEVARIGDNVDILHCVMYPHSCYELPIFGADLVGTKHGISAAIADLSPTVPLSEAFTSQLNQWQPQTQHFSQPRELPAWGSIFSPYCIFVRLNEAAEEKLFLELVQNYVTLNCQVANHLAATGQNKTGDRQQEILAHQQFYCAQQRQNDKTRRILEKVFGAEWADRYINTVLFDVS is encoded by the coding sequence ATGCAATTAAATCCTCTAATCGGTGACTTAGCCAAGCAAATTGAGCTGATTTGGCAGCAGCAACTTGACTTGTCTACCTATCAAATGCCTGAGGATTTGGGCTATGTTGAAGGTACGCTTGAAGGCGAGAAGGTAGTGATTAAGAACTATTGCTATCAATCGCCCACCTTTCGCAAGTTGCACATTGAAGTTGCCCGAATTGGCGACAATGTGGATATTCTGCATTGTGTGATGTATCCGCACTCATGTTATGAATTGCCAATATTTGGCGCAGATTTGGTGGGCACCAAGCATGGCATCAGTGCCGCGATCGCAGACCTATCACCAACGGTGCCGCTGTCTGAAGCATTTACCAGCCAACTGAATCAATGGCAGCCGCAGACTCAGCATTTTAGCCAACCACGGGAGCTACCGGCCTGGGGCAGTATTTTTTCGCCCTATTGCATTTTTGTGCGCCTTAATGAGGCAGCCGAAGAAAAGCTATTTTTGGAATTAGTTCAAAACTATGTGACGCTCAATTGCCAGGTGGCCAATCACTTAGCCGCCACTGGCCAAAACAAAACGGGCGATCGGCAGCAGGAAATTTTAGCTCATCAGCAATTCTATTGTGCTCAGCAGCGCCAAAACGACAAAACGAGGCGTATTTTAGAAAAAGTATTTGGGGCAGAATGGGCAGATCGCTATATCAATACAGTCTTATTCGATGTTTCTTAA
- the minE gene encoding cell division topological specificity factor MinE translates to MVIRQILTRIFTGQGDKTSRNKAKQRLKFILAHDRVALTPQMFEAMRQEILAVVSKYVELDEESLEISLETDDDRNTFVSANMPIRSLREETETAPAADQADLEASLAVEMSFDVETEAKTTTNATGEQGEQQQDKSAQAKVAETVDQPKSESDPQDSAAKAQTEESSSQGSKSQESKSKPEATAEQANPEPNSDDAKANSVGEDNAADRTEEAQNDPQEQPDQPDQPQNDHSGESIQTDGADGESNHSGDSGTTAELIEINEAPVEPSPNDQANDQASDQANDQANDQANDSEPTEHQEDQEDSDRSEDRGEHNN, encoded by the coding sequence ATGGTTATCAGGCAAATACTGACGCGTATTTTTACTGGGCAGGGGGACAAGACCAGTAGGAATAAAGCTAAGCAGCGATTAAAATTTATACTCGCTCACGATCGAGTGGCGCTAACTCCCCAAATGTTTGAGGCAATGCGCCAGGAAATTCTGGCGGTGGTGTCTAAGTATGTGGAGCTAGACGAAGAAAGTCTGGAAATCAGCCTGGAAACCGATGACGATCGCAACACTTTTGTGAGTGCGAATATGCCAATTCGATCGCTGCGAGAGGAAACCGAGACAGCACCCGCAGCCGATCAAGCTGATCTGGAGGCCTCCCTTGCCGTTGAAATGTCCTTTGATGTTGAAACAGAGGCAAAAACAACAACTAATGCCACTGGAGAGCAAGGTGAGCAGCAGCAGGATAAGTCTGCTCAAGCTAAGGTTGCGGAAACTGTCGATCAACCTAAATCTGAATCCGATCCGCAAGATTCTGCTGCCAAAGCTCAAACCGAAGAATCCTCATCTCAAGGATCAAAATCTCAAGAATCAAAATCTAAACCTGAAGCTACTGCTGAGCAGGCCAATCCTGAACCAAACTCTGATGATGCTAAGGCCAATTCGGTTGGGGAAGACAACGCTGCCGATCGAACTGAAGAGGCGCAAAATGATCCTCAAGAGCAGCCAGATCAACCAGATCAACCACAAAATGATCACTCTGGTGAATCAATTCAAACTGATGGTGCTGATGGGGAATCAAATCATTCAGGCGATTCAGGGACTACGGCTGAATTGATTGAAATTAATGAAGCACCAGTTGAGCCATCACCCAATGATCAGGCCAATGATCAAGCAAGCGATCAGGCAAATGATCAAGCAAATGATCAGGCCAATGATAGTGAGCCAACCGAGCACCAGGAAGATCAGGAAGATAGCGATCGAAGTGAGGATCGCGGTGAGCATAATAATTAG
- the minD gene encoding septum site-determining protein MinD yields the protein MSRIIVVTSGKGGVGKTTTSANLGMALAKMGRKVVLVDADFGLRNLDLLLGLENRVVYTALEVIGRECKLDQALVKDKRQPNLSLLAAPQTRNKTSITAAHMKALVEVLGRYFDYVLIDCPAGIETGFQNAIAGAQEAIIVSTPEVSAVRDADRVIGLLEANRIKRLKLVITRMRHSMVQSNDMMSVEDILEILSVKLIGVIPEDEQVIVSTNRGEPLVLAEKSTLAGKAYENTAQRLEGKEVEFIDLKGDNNSFFGRLKRWLAGT from the coding sequence ATGAGTCGGATTATTGTTGTTACCTCTGGTAAAGGTGGCGTAGGTAAAACCACAACCTCCGCAAATTTGGGCATGGCCCTGGCCAAAATGGGTCGCAAGGTGGTGCTGGTCGATGCCGACTTTGGGCTGCGCAACCTGGATTTGCTACTTGGCCTGGAAAATCGCGTGGTTTATACGGCTCTGGAAGTAATTGGCCGGGAGTGTAAACTCGACCAAGCCCTGGTTAAAGACAAGCGACAACCAAATTTATCGCTGTTGGCAGCACCCCAAACCCGCAATAAAACTTCGATCACGGCGGCGCACATGAAAGCGCTGGTGGAAGTGCTGGGTCGCTATTTTGATTATGTCTTGATCGATTGTCCTGCGGGGATCGAAACCGGTTTCCAAAATGCGATCGCCGGGGCGCAAGAAGCGATCATTGTTTCCACGCCGGAAGTATCTGCGGTTAGAGATGCCGATCGGGTAATTGGTTTACTAGAAGCCAACCGGATTAAACGGCTGAAGCTGGTGATCACCCGGATGCGCCACTCAATGGTACAAAGCAACGATATGATGAGTGTAGAGGATATTCTCGAAATATTATCTGTTAAGCTGATTGGCGTAATCCCAGAAGACGAACAGGTAATTGTTTCTACCAACAGGGGTGAACCATTGGTACTAGCTGAAAAAAGTACATTGGCAGGCAAGGCTTATGAAAATACAGCGCAAAGACTAGAGGGGAAAGAGGTTGAATTTATTGACCTCAAGGGTGATAATAACTCATTCTTCGGGCGGCTAAAGCGCTGGTTGGCTGGCACTTGA
- the minC gene encoding septum site-determining protein MinC: MDPEAELQATSEVVTNATNASAVNNVDDILSARLAEADQALVDIDGDTISQIFKRQPLPSDRPALSLGQQKDKPDAQIKLNHVDRKLWLTLPIEIEIKTEDGATKKSQDWHDLLEQVKQSLGAAEKSWSTNTLVYLQTGDRLLDARQLQELAEILTAYDLVLHSITTQRRQSAVNAATAGYSVEQGAIDSSLIASANDADQGSNQNNPDAPLYVTMTIRSGAEIVHPGSVIIFGDVNAGAEIMAAGDILVWGKLKGKAHAGIKGDSKSVIMALHMEATQLRIADFIARVDTPATNFQPEIAYVTQQGAPGICIVHAAEYASLKDTDT; the protein is encoded by the coding sequence ATGGACCCAGAAGCAGAGCTACAAGCGACATCAGAAGTAGTTACCAATGCGACCAATGCGTCAGCAGTTAATAATGTTGATGACATTTTGTCCGCTCGTTTGGCCGAGGCCGATCAGGCTCTGGTTGACATTGATGGCGATACAATCAGCCAAATTTTCAAGCGGCAGCCGTTGCCTAGCGATCGCCCAGCCCTGAGCCTAGGCCAACAAAAAGACAAACCAGATGCTCAGATTAAGCTGAATCATGTCGATCGCAAATTATGGCTGACCCTGCCGATCGAAATCGAAATAAAAACGGAAGACGGCGCTACTAAAAAAAGCCAAGATTGGCACGATTTATTAGAGCAGGTTAAGCAGTCTTTGGGTGCAGCAGAAAAATCCTGGTCAACTAATACGCTGGTCTATTTGCAAACGGGCGATCGCCTTCTAGATGCCAGGCAGTTACAGGAGTTGGCGGAAATTTTAACCGCCTATGATCTAGTCCTGCACAGCATTACCACCCAGCGCCGCCAAAGCGCAGTCAATGCCGCCACCGCTGGCTATAGCGTAGAACAAGGGGCGATCGACAGCAGTTTGATCGCTAGCGCTAATGACGCGGATCAAGGTAGCAACCAAAACAATCCTGACGCGCCGCTCTATGTCACAATGACGATTCGATCGGGAGCCGAGATTGTGCATCCAGGTAGTGTTATTATCTTTGGCGATGTGAATGCGGGTGCGGAAATAATGGCCGCAGGCGATATTCTGGTTTGGGGTAAGCTCAAAGGCAAGGCTCATGCTGGCATCAAAGGTGATTCAAAGTCTGTGATCATGGCATTGCACATGGAGGCCACTCAATTGCGGATTGCTGATTTTATTGCCAGAGTAGATACGCCAGCCACCAATTTCCAACCGGAGATCGCCTATGTGACTCAACAGGGGGCACCAGGCATTTGTATTGTCCATGCAGCAGAATATGCTTCTTTAAAAGATACTGATACCTAA
- a CDS encoding IS5 family transposase, with protein sequence MKKPPQYRVRNWQEYNKSLKQRGSLIFWISKEAIEMWLEPERSGNRGASNRYSDQAIATIAMLKSIYGLAGRQVTGLVESLFTLMNIDLPVPDHSTVSRRMGKLAIELPHQKTQAARHVVVDSTGVKVYGEGEWKTRQHGIGKRRTWRKIHLGVDESSGEILAAAVTSNQYHDGQILPELLNQIEDEIKQVSGDGAYDHRDCYDAISARQAQSVIPPRKNAKIWQHGNCKAPPHPRDQNLRRIRKVGRAKWKRETGYHRRSLAETTMFRLKTIFGGKLRSRNFDNQAVELFLQCVALNRMMMLCKPDSYLVED encoded by the coding sequence ATGAAAAAACCCCCACAATACCGCGTCCGCAACTGGCAAGAGTATAACAAAAGCCTCAAACAGAGAGGAAGTCTAATTTTCTGGATTAGCAAGGAGGCAATAGAGATGTGGCTAGAGCCAGAGCGATCCGGCAACAGAGGCGCATCAAACAGATACAGTGACCAAGCGATTGCGACGATTGCGATGCTCAAGAGCATATATGGATTGGCAGGCAGACAAGTCACCGGTTTGGTCGAATCATTATTTACCCTGATGAACATAGACTTACCGGTGCCAGACCACAGCACAGTTTCAAGACGGATGGGCAAATTAGCGATCGAGTTACCCCATCAAAAGACTCAGGCAGCGAGACATGTGGTGGTTGATAGCACCGGCGTGAAAGTTTACGGAGAGGGAGAGTGGAAAACGCGTCAGCATGGCATAGGTAAGCGTCGCACCTGGCGTAAAATTCATCTGGGCGTAGATGAGTCAAGCGGTGAAATTCTTGCGGCAGCGGTTACCAGCAACCAATATCATGATGGCCAAATTCTACCTGAACTGCTTAATCAGATTGAGGATGAAATTAAGCAAGTATCTGGGGATGGTGCGTATGACCATCGTGACTGTTATGATGCAATCTCTGCTAGACAAGCCCAGTCAGTAATTCCACCACGCAAAAATGCCAAAATTTGGCAACATGGCAATTGTAAAGCACCACCGCATCCGCGTGACCAAAATTTACGGCGCATCCGTAAGGTTGGTCGTGCCAAGTGGAAACGAGAGACTGGCTATCATCGGCGCTCACTGGCAGAGACTACTATGTTTAGATTGAAGACTATTTTTGGCGGTAAGTTACGCTCACGAAATTTTGATAATCAAGCGGTGGAGCTGTTTTTACAGTGCGTGGCTCTTAATCGTATGATGATGCTATGCAAGCCTGATTCTTACCTGGTTGAAGACTAA
- the ychF gene encoding redox-regulated ATPase YchF, with translation MLKAGIVGLPNVGKSTLFNALIANAKAEAANFPFCTIEPNVGTVTVPDQRLNKLAEIGKSAQIVPARVEFVDIAGLVKGASKGEGLGNQFLGNIRACDAIVQVVRCFDNPDIHHVEATIDPARDIEIINLELSLSDLAQVEKRMERTRKNSRVASKEASFELEVLEKLQQTLDQGQPARMANLNEEELAAISFLQLLTLKPIIYAANVSEDDLATGNAWVEKVRAIASNENAEVVIVSAQVEAELIELSDADKLEFLESLGVSEGGLRSLIKATYDLLGLRTYFTVGPKEARAWTITAGMSAPQAAGVIHSDFERGFIRAETIGFDDLVQTGSMKAAKEKGLVRSEGKEYTVQEGDVMLFLTNT, from the coding sequence ATGCTCAAAGCAGGGATCGTCGGGCTACCAAATGTAGGCAAATCAACTCTCTTCAATGCCCTAATTGCTAATGCCAAGGCAGAGGCGGCCAACTTTCCTTTTTGTACGATTGAACCAAATGTGGGTACCGTCACAGTTCCCGATCAACGACTCAACAAACTAGCAGAAATTGGCAAATCAGCTCAAATTGTGCCAGCACGGGTGGAATTTGTAGACATCGCTGGATTGGTGAAAGGAGCCAGCAAGGGCGAGGGGTTGGGCAATCAATTCCTGGGCAATATTCGTGCCTGCGATGCGATCGTGCAGGTGGTGCGCTGTTTCGATAATCCCGATATTCACCATGTCGAAGCCACGATCGATCCGGCCAGGGATATTGAAATCATTAACCTGGAGCTATCTCTCTCAGACCTGGCACAGGTGGAAAAACGGATGGAGCGCACCCGCAAAAACAGCCGCGTTGCCAGCAAAGAAGCCAGTTTTGAACTGGAAGTGCTTGAAAAGTTGCAACAAACACTCGATCAAGGACAGCCAGCGAGAATGGCCAACCTGAATGAAGAGGAACTAGCCGCAATTTCCTTCCTACAATTGCTTACGCTCAAGCCGATTATCTATGCTGCTAATGTTTCTGAAGATGACCTGGCCACGGGCAACGCCTGGGTTGAGAAGGTGAGGGCGATCGCCAGCAATGAAAATGCCGAGGTGGTGATCGTTTCGGCTCAGGTGGAAGCAGAATTGATTGAGCTGTCCGACGCAGACAAACTGGAGTTCTTGGAATCGCTGGGAGTAAGTGAAGGCGGCCTAAGATCTTTGATCAAAGCTACCTATGACCTTTTAGGACTGCGCACCTACTTCACCGTTGGCCCCAAGGAAGCCCGCGCCTGGACAATTACTGCTGGCATGAGTGCCCCCCAGGCGGCTGGTGTGATTCACTCGGACTTTGAGCGGGGCTTTATTCGTGCCGAAACGATCGGCTTTGATGACCTGGTACAAACCGGATCGATGAAAGCTGCCAAGGAGAAAGGATTAGTACGCAGTGAGGGCAAGGAATATACAGTGCAGGAGGGGGATGTAATGTTGTTCCTGACTAATACTTAA
- a CDS encoding DUF2281 domain-containing protein, whose translation MTKQAKDFQSLAIAPNPPGQWAVYGKPLGESVKVFSALNAALDFVVKISSEQNIDPVISESNGMTGAVNASKAERPESGFGCAKGLIFMSPDFDEPLEEFSDYM comes from the coding sequence ATGACAAAGCAAGCGAAAGACTTTCAATCATTAGCTATTGCGCCTAATCCACCGGGACAATGGGCGGTTTACGGCAAGCCCTTAGGAGAGTCAGTTAAGGTTTTTTCGGCTTTAAATGCGGCTCTAGACTTTGTCGTCAAAATTAGTAGCGAGCAGAATATTGATCCCGTGATTTCAGAAAGTAATGGAATGACTGGAGCAGTCAATGCTTCTAAAGCTGAAAGGCCAGAGAGTGGGTTTGGATGTGCAAAGGGACTGATCTTTATGTCACCTGATTTTGATGAACCTCTTGAAGAGTTTAGCGATTATATGTAG
- a CDS encoding DUF433 domain-containing protein: MSFAFATDPTPLSTAPNGVICVGGTRVTLDTLVQAFQEGCTAEEIAEQYPSLQLADIYSVIGYYLNHQSQVDTYLVEQQSKAQEVRQKVENRFNPVGIRDRLLARRNQVID, from the coding sequence ATGTCATTTGCTTTTGCCACTGATCCTACTCCGCTCTCAACTGCTCCAAACGGAGTTATCTGTGTTGGCGGAACAAGGGTAACTTTAGATACCTTAGTTCAGGCATTCCAGGAAGGTTGCACCGCTGAAGAGATCGCCGAGCAATACCCATCGCTTCAGCTTGCAGATATTTATTCTGTGATTGGCTATTACCTGAATCATCAATCGCAAGTAGATACTTATTTAGTAGAGCAACAAAGTAAAGCGCAAGAGGTGAGACAAAAAGTTGAGAACCGCTTTAACCCAGTTGGTATCCGCGATCGCTTATTGGCTAGACGCAACCAAGTAATAGATTAA
- a CDS encoding DUF5615 family PIN-like protein produces the protein MPRFLADENLNNQIVRGILRRNPDVDIVKVQEISLKGADDPTVLAWAAQERRVVLTHDVATMADFAYERIAAGLSMPGLFEIGRSVPVGLAIDDILLLAKYSIEGEWEGQVIYLPLN, from the coding sequence ATGCCACGCTTCCTAGCTGATGAAAATCTAAATAACCAGATTGTGCGAGGCATATTACGCCGTAATCCTGACGTTGATATTGTTAAAGTTCAGGAAATTAGTCTAAAAGGAGCAGACGATCCTACGGTTTTGGCATGGGCAGCACAAGAAAGACGTGTGGTGCTAACCCATGATGTTGCAACAATGGCAGACTTTGCCTATGAGCGAATAGCTGCAGGTCTATCAATGCCAGGATTATTTGAAATAGGTCGTAGTGTTCCAGTTGGTCTTGCAATCGACGATATTTTACTTTTGGCCAAATATAGCATCGAAGGGGAGTGGGAAGGACAAGTTATATATCTTCCGTTGAACTAG
- a CDS encoding VOC family protein: protein MLRHHHTSIKTADIFAAIAFYEALGFEVETRFTAGITLACWLHGAGTNLELMQVPEPKPAADSFGDEHYVGYYHLSFHVDDLEQVLKDLMDKLGKVKLILPPRDQEIGDRTYKVAFIADPDGLPIELMQLI from the coding sequence ATGCTGCGCCATCACCACACCTCGATCAAAACTGCGGATATCTTTGCGGCGATCGCTTTCTATGAAGCCCTTGGCTTTGAGGTGGAAACCCGCTTTACCGCTGGGATTACGCTGGCTTGCTGGCTGCATGGGGCAGGCACAAATTTAGAGCTGATGCAGGTGCCAGAACCCAAACCCGCCGCCGATAGTTTTGGTGATGAGCATTATGTGGGTTACTATCACCTGTCGTTTCATGTGGATGACTTGGAACAGGTGTTAAAGGATTTGATGGATAAGTTGGGCAAAGTGAAGCTGATTTTGCCACCAAGGGATCAGGAAATTGGCGATCGCACGTATAAGGTAGCGTTCATCGCTGATCCTGATGGCTTGCCGATCGAGTTGATGCAGCTTATCTAG
- a CDS encoding DUF2808 domain-containing protein gives MPNRSPFLLKFIRSIPMLAAATCTLAAVGATTIFNPQRQSAQAVQVGNGKVYFDHPPSLLDTETTNEYVYSWNATYYFKIDVPADAGEPLEQVVIYQYNGGDRVDFNLRRSLAFRGDRRGERVPFEAIIEQDAETDAIAVNFDPPVNPGEVVTIGLKPVRNPRYADIYLFSVTAFPQGEIAHGQFLGYGRLHIYNPSHNRW, from the coding sequence ATGCCAAATCGATCGCCATTTTTGCTCAAGTTCATCCGCAGCATTCCCATGCTAGCAGCGGCAACCTGTACGTTAGCGGCAGTGGGTGCAACAACTATTTTTAATCCGCAGCGGCAATCAGCTCAGGCGGTGCAGGTTGGCAATGGCAAAGTTTATTTTGATCATCCACCCAGTCTACTGGATACCGAAACCACCAATGAGTATGTCTATTCGTGGAATGCCACCTATTACTTCAAGATCGATGTGCCGGCTGATGCTGGCGAGCCACTCGAACAAGTGGTGATTTATCAATACAATGGTGGCGATCGAGTTGATTTTAATCTGCGCAGGAGTCTTGCCTTCAGGGGCGATCGGCGGGGTGAGCGAGTACCGTTCGAGGCAATCATTGAACAGGATGCCGAAACCGATGCGATCGCGGTGAATTTTGATCCACCCGTAAACCCTGGTGAAGTGGTGACGATCGGCCTCAAGCCGGTTCGCAATCCCCGCTATGCTGATATTTATTTATTCAGCGTGACCGCTTTCCCCCAAGGTGAGATCGCCCACGGTCAATTCCTAGGCTATGGCCGCTTGCATATTTATAATCCCAGCCACAATCGCTGGTAA